From a region of the Synchiropus splendidus isolate RoL2022-P1 chromosome 12, RoL_Sspl_1.0, whole genome shotgun sequence genome:
- the tfap2b gene encoding transcription factor AP-2-beta, giving the protein MLWKLVENVKYEDIYEDRHDGVSSHSSRLSQLGSVSHAGPYSSAPPLSHAPSSDFQPPYFPPPYQPLAHYQSQDPYSHVSDPYSLNPLHQSQQGAWGARQRQDAAGERMDSSGLLAQPRASLPQLSGLDPRRDYSGVRRPDVLLHAAHPGLEAGMGDGLLHGLHGMDDVQTIDDSNGTNILDQSVIKKVPMPPKNVGSLMLGKDGLIGGVTVNINELFCSVPGRLSLLSSTSKYKVTVGEVQRRLSPPECLNASLLGGVLRRAKSKNGGKCLREKLEKIGLNLPAGRRKAANVTLLTSLVEGEAVHLARDFGYICETEFPTKAVSEYLNRQHTDPNELHTRKNMLLATKQLCKEFTDLLAQDRTPLGNSRPSPILEPGIQSCLSHFSFITHGFGSPAICAALTALQNYLTEALKGLDKMFLNNPSNNRHGDSGNKGADKEDKQRK; this is encoded by the exons ATGCTGTGGAAACTAGTGGAGAATGTCAAGTATGAAGATATTTACGAG GACCGCCATGACGGGGTCTCGAGCCACAGCTCCCGTCTGTCCCAGCTGGGCTCGGTGTCGCACGCCGGCCCCTACTCGAGCGCGCCGCCGCTCTCGCACGCGCCCTCCTCGGACTTCCAGCCGCCCTACTTCCCGCCGCCCTACCAGCCGCTGGCCCACTACCAGAGCCAGGACCCCTACTCGCACGTCAGCGACCCCTACTCCCTGAACCCGCTGCACCAGAGCCAGCAGGGCGCGTGGGGCGCGCGGCAGCGGCAGGACGCGGCCGGGGAGCGGATGGACAGTTCCGGGCTGCTGGCGCAGCCGCGGGCCTCGCTGCCGCAGCTCTCCGGGCTGGACCCGCGCCGGGACTACAGCGGCGTGCGGCGGCCGGACGTGCTGCTGCACGCGGCCCACCCGGGGCTCGAGGCCGGCATGGGCGACGGACTGCTGCACGGACTTCACGGCATGGACGACGTCCAG ACGATCGACGACAGCAACGGCACCAACATACTGGACCAGTCGGTCATCAAGAAAG TGCCCATGCCGCCTAAGAACGTGGGGTCTCTGATGCTGGGCAAAGACGGCCTGATCGGCGGCGTCACCGTCAACATCAACGAGCTCTTCTGCTCGGTCCCCGGACGCCTGTCGCTGCTCAGCTCCACCTCCAAGTACAAGGTGACGGTGGGGGAGGTCCAGAGGAGGCTGTCGCCGCCCGAGTGTCTCAACGCCTCGCTGCTGGGCGGCGTGCTGAGGAG AGCCAAGTCCAAAAACGGAGGCAAGTGTCTGcgagagaagctggagaagatcGGGCTGAACTTACCCGCCGGGAGACGCAAGGCCGCCAACGTGACGCTGCTGACCTCACTGGTGGAAG GGGAGGCCGTCCATCTGGCCCGGGACTTCGGCTACATCTGTGAAACGGAGTTTCCCACCAAGGCCGTGAGCGAGTACCTGAACCGGCAGCACACGGACCCCAACGAGCTCCACACACGCAAGAACATGCTGCTGGCCACCAa ACAACTGTGTAAGGAGTTCACCGACCTGCTGGCCCAGGACAGGACTCCCCTGGGCAACTCCAGGCCCAGCCCCATCCTGGAGCCCGGCATCCAAAGCTGCCTCTCCCACTTCTCCTTCATCACGCACGGCTTTGGCTCCCCAGCCATCTGTGCGGCGCTCACCGCCCTCCAGAACTACCTCACTGAGGCCTTGAAAGGACTCGACAAGATGTTCCTCAACAACCCCTCCAACAACCGCCACGGTGACTCTGGCAACAAAGGAGCCGACAAAGAGGACAAGCAGCGGAAATGA